A window of Solanum stenotomum isolate F172 chromosome 9, ASM1918654v1, whole genome shotgun sequence genomic DNA:
gcggctattgatagacctcaactaGGTGGCTATTGAGTGTGACTGGAtttaagggtgagccagttctttcaggctgtcatggatctttcttgtttaagtctacccttttcggacttagactatttgtttaaggtgttttgTTTAgcttcggggttgtaccccttgttcttagacttgttgttagtagagttttgatacaatgactttcaggttctaggggttgaatttccgcattagtttggctagttgtttgttaaaaccttggagtttatggaaactccatatttttatagtcatttaaacctgcttccgtatctttaaatgccttagttttcatgaaatttatttgtttgggttgtagtaatggttcttcCACCGAAGGAtttgtgtgggtgccaatcacgacggtctggatcgtgacaaagttggtatcagagcctaggttcattgatctcattgtaccaaaacgagtctagtagagtcttgtggaaCGGTACGATGACgtccgtacttttcttcgagaggctataaggctttaggaaaaactcacttctttctactccttcgtgctatgacttaaatctaattggtatctgggtgatacaaatttatatctttcctccttcactctatggtccgaGCTAGAGCAACAACAACGGTAANTTGCGGAACAGTACGATGACgtccgtacttttcttcgagaggctataagactttaggaagaactcacttctttctacttcttcgtgctatgacttaaatctaattggtatctgggtgatacaaatttatatctttcctccttcactctatggtccgaGCTAGAGCAACAACAAcggtaacaccatcactagcaagaaaagatgtgtatagactaccgacagtggaatagggtcaccattcagaaCAAATATCCATTGCCTCAAATAAATGACCTTtctgaccaattgcaaggtgcatcggttttctctaagattgatttaaagtctggttaccatcagttaaaggttgaggcggttaagaatttggttcgaccaagttctatgattgaaattagcagttttgtggcgctcgctagctactattatcgattgtggtatgagttgagtccatttggtatctcccgattccaattggtatctcaatgAAGTGAACTAGACGTCGTAGTCCCAGCTAAAGGGACACAACCAAGTTAATTGGAattgagaaggttccaattggtatttggCCTTAAGGGTCGTATAAGGCATATATTATCAGTAATGGTCGTTTATGGAAcgaactaattaaagaatttggacttgtttACAAGTTGTAACTTCTTGAGTGTCTtgaaacttgttgtgaaaagaaagtcATCACGAGATTAGGTACAAGGGTCTAGATAAATTACGATGTGGTTCGTAAGCGAGAAATCTGGACGTGCGTTGTGACCAACTGATAACCGTGTGAGAGTCTGGGTGTTTCCTGGGGATATGTATGTGGTAGTGTTGAAACGTTGTAAAAGGATTCTAAAGTGCGTACTTCGTTTGGTTGACTGGGGGTAGACAATGATTATCCTATCTAAAGGGATTTCTCTAAAAATGCTTGTGTTATACATGGGAACCTTTAGGGGAAATTGGGAAGGAAAACAACCTAGAAAAATTGTTGGCAAGGATTCTGTTTCCGTTATGGCAGTTGGGGCGGGATTTTCCCGCCAAAGCGAGACCGCAAGTGCGGGATTTCTCCTACCAAAGAGGGACAGGGCGAGACAGAATCTCAGCCCTATCTCCTCTATTTtcctagtcacaattatggaTCTTGAATCATTCCTGAACTAACCCCCGCGATCTAATTCAGTGTTCATCAatcgaatataagttataaggtgtgttaaaattgtggagaacctggtcatatgaggaggaaatcagcgaggcTGTGGAGGCCAaagaaatggtaatgcaggaaGATGAGTAGTGCAACCAGACAAAGAGGTTGCCCATCAAAATTATAGGGCtcaattttatgtttttccgGGTAAGACCGAGTTTGAGTGTGTGATGTAGTGGTCACAAGTGCTACTATTGTTTGTGCCTGGATGACTATTGTTTTgcttgatccgggttctacttattcatatgtgtcaGTTCAATTGCCTTGGAATTTGAAATGGTTTGTGATATATTTGATGCCTCTATCTATGTGTctaccccagttgaagagtcagtcatagtcacccatgtgtatCGTGTTGTCATGTTGTGGTTATgaattttcagatttgggttgatttggttatgatGGATATGAttgatttgatataatcttaggcatgacttgattgtccccctattatatcgggtttaattgtaatactaagtcggtaactctagagatcgcCGGTAGGGACAGATTAGAGTGGGAAGACCTGTACAAAcctaagctagctaagatcatatcctctattcgagctaggaaactggtggggcaggattgtttggcttatttggctcatatttggGATATTGAGGTTGAATCTCCCTCTATTAAGTCTATTCCTGTAGTATCTGACTtttaaggaagtgtttcctacggattttcctggtatgcctccatatagagatatagatttttgcattgacttggaaactGACACTTgccccatttccatccctccatatcgTATGCCTCCTGCAAAATTAAGAAAGCTTAAGGGTCAAATttaagagcttcttgataaatggttcatccgtcctagtgtttccccgtggggtgctcctgtcttgtttgttaagaagaaggatagTAGTATAAGGACTGGTGTTTTTATCTTAAGCCACAAAGGAGTGGATTGATACCgaaatgacaagcttatggataaagaaagtcccattgaatatacttgggtgaaggcaattgaagattttagtaagaaagtgcgtaTAAAATTAGGTTAGTCAGTTGAATTTGATGGGTATACTTGAGTTGAGGTGTCATGTCGATGAAAAGGTTTACTTCGTAGTGATAGCTAGGGCTAACTGAGCATAATGGTAATACGAGTTCATGATGGATTGTGATGGGATgaaactatataataagattgttggttaaGCAAAATTTGTACAGTAATTATGACTTGCGAGTACCTAAGCTGGTGGTTTTCTAAAATTTGGTGAGTAACATGGTTGTATgaaaagttttaagagatggtgggacaccactcaaatagaattttaaagagctagagttataatgaaggaaaatatagtgagatgtagtacaacctttagagagaggcgagagcaataatattttatttgattgcaaaggctAAAGAGATTTCTTCATAgaggtagataattgggttcaaaGACGCAtgatttcatttgttttgttgtggctatggtaatagtatCACAAGtcagattggttaaaaactattggaaaaggcttgagaaaggagtgtatgtacattagctcgagtgtgatgataaatgctttgtttttgttttgagtttagtaatgagtactATTGAAATTTTAGCGAAATATATGATAAGATCAATGGAGATGTGATCAATGATAAATggagatccatgaattcataaaaatcttcatgGTAAAAGCTAATAttgatagagaaaaaaattatgttatatGGTAGAAAttacaattcagattttttcATTATGAGTCTATATTTGTGGTGatgtattttgtcaaggtatgaattggcaaggtgagaaatgatcaattgtatctggtattgagcatttgaaaggacttacacctgggGTGAGTCATAAGTTTActactattgattgttaagtacctaaaaaaggtttcattttttaaagtgttggtttataataaggtaaaagGTTGGATTCTTTATGATAGTTGTTAGtgttgtgagtatgattcactagctatgctctagagtgttttcacttttgtgggtggatccttAGTGGTGAATCAGGAGTACCAAATCCtgtgatgttctcttggttgagtgggaagatTGGAAAGATTTGATtatttcgaatgacataattggtgttgtcttggagtttttaaagtattttagtggttctacatgtaccacaTTGCTTATCAGAATTTttagaagagctaccatgcgtATTTGTGGTTGTCTGATAATCTTAATATTCCTCTagtcgtcgaggtcatgtatcgattatgtgtggttgaatgtggggatcattgggtccaattctactgttcttaagagataatctacaattactaaatctaacattttgatagtgttgttggagggGTTGTATGCTTagacatatccctcgatgagtattCGATTTCTAAAAATCAACTTTGTTATAACTGAAGCTCAtgggaatttatgttgtgggatGAAGATATTGTTAAGAAACTATGATTGTTTGGTTATTATAAGTGTGTGTTGGTTGATTCAGGTTCACTTATATTGGTAGTGAGTACTGACTTGaaattttatcatgcttaagtgCTAAAGGATTCGTCCGGATGATTGTGTCAAGGTCTTTGATAACATGTTTTAGACGTGTGTatgatcaactttggtggttattgGGAATCACTTTTGTTGTAGTTAAGTTTACATATGACAATATTTATCATTCGAgtattgagatgacttcattaaagcattgtatgggaggatgtgtaggtgttcaattggttggtttgaggtagaAGACGTGAAACCTTTGAGAGTTGATTTGTGAAAGATGTTCAGGGTAAGGTGAGAAGTATTCAATCTAAGCTTCTAGTAGCCCATAGTCGACGGAAAATGTATGTgggacaagtatccccagttatTCAACGATTTAGATACTATTGTATTCTTGCTTTAGCCCTTTTTTAcctagtttgtcactcggggacgagtgatgggtaaattgatatCTATGGTAATGtcatgttcccgtcgttatagaaaattcaatggagaaagaattagGGTCAAAAAACTTTTCGTAGTACCTTGAGATTTTCCAaactagtccagatttggacgaaattgaagtctgtgaggtctagggaaatctggtagctattgggtgatctaattataaATTCGATCACATAAGTAGATAGGTAAGTCATTAAGGAAactgtacgactttacgaaattgaattcgggtgagtagaactcccgaaactaatcttagcgtgaacggatagtttctgagtgtcgttggttgaaggtgtgttgtgaaatggggtcttggatttattatttttgctcactattccgtgcaagccgctatGGCAGGGATTTCTTCCGCCAGGGCAGGGATGCTGTAGCGGGATGGGTCCCGTCGTAGCGGGACAAACGcgacttaagtcagaaataaaatcctaaaaacattttattctgcatttttttactttgagagctaaggaacgatcCCAGGGGTTTTCTTGAcaatttttcaccattcttgaggctaaaggtaaggttttcactccccgaatccgtttttcgatccgtagaatatAAATTCGTAGGTAATTATTGTGGGGGAACGGTTTTGATCTGAAactaatggtggaaaaaaccctaatctgggtatggggatcaaggtTTGACTAAGgattgatattattgattatgaTTCGGGTAATTGGGtcttgattgttgatccttgcgtataaattgttgtttgtagagttttggtacaatgactttcaggttctaggggttgaattttcGCATTAGTTTAGCTAGTTAtttgttaaaaccttggagtttatggtAACTCCatatttttatagtcatttaaacatgcttccgcatctttaaatgccttagttttcataaaatttatttgtttggattgtagtaatggttctcccaccggagggtttgtgtgggtgtcaatcacgacggtttgAATCGTGACAATATAATTGTTGTTAATGACTTGAATCCGCACTTGAATATGCTAATCAGTgcgaattttatttaatttactcaattttttttaagtagaataaaatgaatagaataataaaattgatctatttttaaaaaaatgcaaatctaccattttataaatctcaatttctaaaatatttaataaattcgTTCAATGAAGTTGTTGGAGTACAAACTTTGGGTTTAACGagtaataaattttttcttttcataataaAGTTTAGCATATAGAAGTCATTAGTATCGATAATATGCTTCATTTTATCCtctgttgaataaaattatgacttatattttctttcttcatgaattttattttaaatcgttgagGTTAATGTTCTTCGCATAAgattaatttgaagaaaaagtagtGGAGGGAGAGAAACAAAAGTTGCTAAAGGATTTAATTCTCGAGGCATGAATTTCGTTAATATAAACTTAAgctcttttattaaaaaaatggacaaagaccaaacctgataaatttttaaatatttaaaggactaaaatcgaTAAGTTTATAGTTAAGAGACAAAAATTcgataagtgtatagttaagagactaaaactaataaatttttgaatagttaaataattaaatccgtaaaatatatagttaaaagtttattttagaCCTACTTTTATAGTTAAAAGAcaatttatgtcattttctcgaAAAAGGGCACCATTATGGAGTTCGAGATCTGGTTGGAGCTCGGAGCTAGCAGTGGTTGCTGATCTGCAGAGCCGCGCCAGAGTTCATGGCCGTCGCTGTTGTTGTTACTCCGGTGGATTCGTGGCTGGTTTTATTCGCGGAAGAACAGGGGtttatttggttgtttatgGCGTTTGGGGTATGGTTTGGTGATTAGCTAAAGTtgatggtgacaaagaaaaaataggGGTAGGTATCCGGTGGTTGCTCGTCGGCAGTGAAGCTTGAGGGAGATCTGGTGGTTTCATGGGTTGGTTTTTGGTGGTGGAAAGGTGGAAGAAGAAAAACAGTTGGGTTGGATGGTGGTGGTTCGTCGGATTGCCGACGTGGTATATCTTATTTGTGTCCAAaacttttgtttatttaaatTCTGTATTAGTGTATCAACATATTTTTagattatactaaaaataattagttaatgaataaaatattaactttaaacaatatcaagtAAAAAGTcggtatggagaaaattttgttgggaACGCACCTTCAAATGAATTCTGCAGTGTgcgattcaaatttaatcgggACTTTAATATGGGCTTCAAATACCGAgtgagaaaccaaaaaaagtTAACACCTGATAAGAcatcattatttaattttaaagtgTTTTTATACTTtagttttaacttcattttattcttattcGCATTGAAAAGTCATTCAATGAAAGTAGAAAAAATTGAACTGAACACCCCACCCgtactactatatatattagCTACGAGGACTTACAAtctttgaattttgaagttgCATAAAAATCATGTCCAAACTTTGTTCCCCTTTATTCCTCCTCGTTCTCCTTTCAATCCTTACGTATGGAAACTGTATTGAATTTTCCAGAAAATTATCGAAGAAAGCAATGGGTttaaagagagagaaacttaGCCACCTTCACTTCTTCTTCCATGACATAGTGAGTGGAAAAAACCCAACGGCGGTGAAAATAGCAGAAGCCGCCGTGACCAACCTGTCAGCCACTGGATTTGGTTTAATGGCAATGATTGACGACCCTTTAACAGTTGGACCAGAAGCAAACTCGAAAATAGTTGGAAGAGCACAAGGGATGTATGCACAAGCTTCAATCAATGATATTGGTTTATTGATGGTACTTAACTTTGTTTTTGTTGAAGGAAAGTATAATGGGAGTAGCTTAAGTGTTTTGGGACGGAATTCGGTGATGTCGATTGTTCGGGAGATGCCTATTGTTGGGGGAAGTGGGCTTTTCAGATTTGGTCGTGGTTATGTTCAGGCGAAGACTCATACTTTCGATTTCAAGACTGGTGATGCTGTTGTCGAATACAATGTCTATGTCTTCCATTATtgattttttgctttttttctaTTAGGTGATTGTACTTTTGTTATTTGGGTCGGCGTGCGTCTTTTTTCATGGAATATTGAAAAGAAATGTAATTTTATTTGGCATATTTGAATTTTGGCATGTGCATGGACCACTTTGAAAGTAGGAAAATGTAGGTCCTatgttactttatttccttttgaaTAGTTGAATAGTTTTTCTTATTCATGAAGCgctttctattattattattattatttttaaattcaaggtttgaatttgaaatttgtgattaATAAAGGAATAATACTCACTACCACTAAAAACACTTTAAAACAAACTAAAGGGTAAGCACTTTCTTTTACTAAAAGTTTTATTATTTCGTCTGTTCAATTTTATGTGACACGCTTTGATTTTACATAGTATTtaagaagatttttttaaaaaaaataatctttagatatttgtttgattataaatcattttatttagagtaaaataaaaattataaagttaattattttttattataataaagtgaaattctttttgagaaaaactaAAAGACGGAGAGAGCATATTAATTATGAGTGACttcattatttgttttataattaaattacttaTTAGAGTGATAGCTTTAATATAATGACATCTGTTAGTTGTTTTTCCtctaaattcttttttaaatgagaAATTTTATGAGGTTAACTTAAAATATGATTCCTTTTCAAATTTCGCTTTATTTTACTTCAAACATCACCTCTTACTTGGGGTGTTCATAGTAAAaccaaaatagaaaattaaatcaaagaaaaaatttaacacttttttatttggttttgtAGATACGTAATATTTGACcgaatttaaaactttacataatttttaatgcttaaatatatatttttaaaatttaaattaaatattttgatttttatctcattttaataaatttattttaaaatactacaaaaatGGGGAGTTCTAGGATTTTGGTGGGGAAGGAAATTGAAGCTTTTAATTAATTACCTGTGGAGGGTGGAGCTCGTTTAGGCGTGGCAGAATCATTTTCTATGGACAATGGCTTGGAAAATGAATAACTTGGGCAGAAGTTCTTGAGAAGATCAGGGAAGTCGACATAActtgagaagatgaagaagggTTTTGGGTTATAATTTGGGGTGGGTATAATGTTATTTGTGtgagttttaaaattaatttgagtGGGTCTTTAAATTATGGgttgaaatttaataaattttgggTAGGTGTTTTAGGTTGAGACATGTGTCCCACCATTAGTAGAAAAGATATATACACTCCAAAATTTGGACGGTAAGGACATTAGAGTCCCGAAAGTACAACGAAGGGTatttaaatatcatttatgatagttcgagGGTATATTTATCTcccccacccaaaaaaaaaaaaactatcctACAAGCTACAGCACAATCCGCacgaaaaacaaagaaaaagaaaaatcatcacCTATACTACAACAAACATCAACCCACACAtgttaaaaaaaacacaaatacaCACTTATGGAAATAgtcccaaaaaagaaaagaaaaagcaaaaCAAGGCGGTTTTTAAGGTTTACTTTCATAGTTTGGAGTTTGTGATTCTTGATTGAGGTCTTTTCTTCTCATGATAATAATTTTCACAAGAAGTAATACTTAGTCTTCTTTGTATAGTTTTATATCATGATTCTGCATAGCTTGATTCCAATATATTGAAGTTGTTCAGATTGCATATGTGTTGAATTCGTTATTCTTTaacattataatattaaaatatatttaaacatGTTATATCATTAAATTTAAAGTATATTGCCATAACAAGTAATTATTTCTTGCTAatagttttatgtttttcataacttctgtccaatattgtaaatattcgtagttcattttaatatgaatttatttctaaatcataccattctattctttcgaggtctaaatcatgtaggtctatttcataccattatTGGtgtaatatatcttctgattcgttatcattaaatattttttcccatatgattcttcttaattcaattatctctaTACCTCTAAGTATATAtaggattaaagtttcatagtttttttattatttcatcatgcatgtatgtagtcatgttcgttgttatgcaggttttttattttcaattattccttcctatcatatccataattgattaaattcatattagatcattatgaactagattatctgtttatcatgttctcctgtcactactagtaacgtactttagcggatacttccttcttattagcgcctcaactttgtttactcccctaaacgacTTTCTTTGCCTactggtttcaacattaggatgacatagtataaaagttttctccctgtttccagtgtgctaataaactagaaatcatgatccaaataattctaatacataataactaacataaatttattcaatcatatatatgatattcaggaatatatgaaattagttctgcatatttgttgaacaatatacctttgcctcttgcttgtCTATGATATTTGAGGGTTGCTCCATTATCttttaagtatgaatatttcaaatatttgagagagtgttTTTATGGAAGCTTGCTTCGTTTATTGAAGGCTTGCCTCTTATGTTACATGTACAGTCCTTTATATAGAAAAGAAATCTTATCCTATAGCTACTGCACTTATATTTATGTGCACACTACTTTAATAATGCACACCTACCCCACCTaccactttacacttgtccatTCCTAATGCACACCACTCCTACCTACCACTTTAATATGCACCTACTTTAATAATGCATACTATCTTACACTTGTTGActaatttacataatttattcCTACTCTATTAACTTTCTTACATTAAGACGAAAAATAATGTAcctaataatttacaataatgcTCCTTTACATAGTACTATTCACTTTATACTATTTGCTTTTGGCTTTTTTGGCCAAATATGTCTTCTTTGCCTTATCTCTTTAGTTGTCTTTATCTTCTTTGTCCCTATCTTCTTTGTCTTCATATCTCTTTGACTTTATTCTAGCTGGACATCGGGAATCACATTGtcttctccattacattttgaacatatatggtcaggatatttggtccaattagcttacaatatctggttaatagttcTGGAGAAATAAATTCTGCCTTTAATGCTCTTGTTGTAGGTCTTTCTTctggttttaataatgataaaattcattTCTGAACTTCATCCATATTTGATTTCCTTAATTCCCTTGAGTTGGCATAAATCATTAATTGATCTCTGGAATAGtaactccatatagcatttccattCAAATAATTGTTGGCTAGTTCTTGTattatagttgatataccaattattcttttattggcataGAAATTGGGTATCTCAATTTTTGGTATTTCTGGTTGTTCTCCAATATCTTCTGGTATTATCATCTCTTTGGTCAGGCCTATCTTTACAACTTGAATAGGAGGTTTTCTCTCCTCATGTAATATCTCTGCTGTTGCCGTATAGaatttcacataaaataaatttcctttggtCACTCTTTTGTATACaataaatgctttgtataattcTGGTATGCCACTTAATTCTT
This region includes:
- the LOC125876569 gene encoding dirigent protein 21, with translation MSKLCSPLFLLVLLSILTYGNCIEFSRKLSKKAMGLKREKLSHLHFFFHDIVSGKNPTAVKIAEAAVTNLSATGFGLMAMIDDPLTVGPEANSKIVGRAQGMYAQASINDIGLLMVLNFVFVEGKYNGSSLSVLGRNSVMSIVREMPIVGGSGLFRFGRGYVQAKTHTFDFKTGDAVVEYNVYVFHY